Proteins from a single region of Rhodothermales bacterium:
- a CDS encoding L-rhamnose mutarotase encodes MPSLALTLNLKDDPSVIQAYRDYHARAWPEVVEALQAVGIHQMRIWLLGRRLFMVADVAEGFEPAVDFPRYLTLHPRCQEWEDLMGTLQEPVPEAKPGEKWAEMEEVFRLAISE; translated from the coding sequence ATGCCATCCCTCGCCCTTACCCTCAACTTAAAAGACGATCCGTCGGTCATCCAGGCCTACCGGGACTACCATGCGCGGGCCTGGCCGGAAGTGGTGGAAGCCCTGCAGGCGGTGGGGATCCATCAGATGCGGATCTGGCTGCTGGGGCGCCGGCTGTTCATGGTGGCCGATGTGGCGGAAGGTTTTGAGCCTGCGGTGGACTTCCCCCGCTACCTGACCCTACATCCGCGGTGCCAGGAGTGGGAGGATTTAATGGGGACGCTCCAGGAGCCGGTGCCGGAGGCGAAGCCGGGGGAGAAGTGGGCGGAGATGGAAGAGGTGTTTCGATTAGCGATTAGCGAATAG